CCGTTCCCCCAGGTCAGTGCGGTGAGCGCGTTGCCCGCGAGGTACACGCCGAGGGTGACGACGAACAGGTTCTTGCGGCCCAGCTTGTCGGAGAGACGGCCGAAGAACAGCGCGCCGAACACCTCGCCGAGCAGGTAGACGGTCGCGATCGCACCCACCTGGGTGCTGCTCAGCGCGAGGGTCTCCTTTTCGGTCAGCACCGGGCCGATCGCGCTGGCGATGGTGATCTCCAGGCCGTCGAGCACCCAGGCGGTGCCGAGCGCCAGGATCATGCGGGTGTGGAACGGCGACCAGCTGAGCCGGTCGATGCGGGCGGGGATCAGGCTGCGGATCGTTCCTGCGTCGGAGGCCGGGGCAGGAGATCCCAGACTTTGCGCCATGGTGCCTCCATGATTCGTGATGTAGCTCACGCATTACCCACGGTGCCGATTACCATGCACGGGCATGGATGTGATCGGCGTCGGCGTGATCGGTCTCGGCTGGATGGGCCGGGTGCACACCCAGGCGTATGCCCGGCTGCCGCGGCACTATCCCGATCTCCCGGCGCCCCGGTTGATCGCCGGGGCCGACGACGTGCCCGGCCGGGCGGACGGGCACGGCTTCGCGAGCGTGACCACCGACTGGCGGGACCTGCTCGGTGACCCGCGGATCGAGGCGGTCAGCATCACCGCGCCGAACTTCCTGCACCGGGAGATCGGGGCGGCGTTCGCGGCGACCGGGCGGCACATCTGGATCGAGAAGCCGGTCGGCCTGAGCGCGGCCGACGCCCGGGCCGTCGCCGGGACCGGACAGGTCTGCGTCGGCTTCAACTACCGGCACGCGCCCGCGGTGCAGCGCGCCCGGGCGATCCTGCGGGACGGCGGGATCGGCGCGGTGACGCATGCCCGGTTCCGCTTCTTCAGCGACTACGCGGCAGCTCCGGACGCGGCGCTGACCTGGCGGTTCGAGCGGGAACGCGGCGGGAACGGGGTGCTCGGCGACCTCGGTGCGCACGCGGTCGACCTGGTCCGGCATCTGCTCGGTGAGATCGACGCGGTGGTGGCGGCGGACCGGGCGATCTTCGTCCCGGAGCGGCCGGCGCCCCGTGGCGTCACCACCGGGCACGAGCGGGGCACCGGGCCGCTGCGGCCGGTGGAGAACGACGACTGGTTCGCGGCGCTGATGCGGACGGCCGGCGGGGCCCGGGTGGTGGTCGAGGCGAGCCGGGTGGCGGCCGGGGAGCAGAACCACTACGGGTTCACGATCCATGGCACCCGGGGGATGCTGAGCTGGGACTTCCGGCGGATGGGCGAGTTGCTGGTGGACGGTCGCACGGTCTTCGCGGGGCCGGGGGACGGTGAGTACGCCGCGTTCCAGCCCGCGGCCGGGATCGCGATGAGCTACGACGATCTGAAGGTGATCGAGGCGGCGCTGTTCCTGCGTTCGATCACCGGCGGAACCCCGCACGGGCCGACCCTGAACGACGCCGTCCGGGCCGCCGAGATCCTCGAGATGATCGAGGCGTTTGACCGGTAGGCCGCTGACCTGCAAGATCACCGGTCGTGTCGACCGATGAACGACTACACCCTGGTGGTCGGGCGCGAGCACATGCCCGAGCTGTACCGGCTCGTCGAGCGGGTCGCGGCCGGGACCGGCGCGCCCATGCCGGACCGGATCCACGTCGACTTCCAGGCGAACGCCGGGGCCGCGACGGTCGGCCTGCGCCGGACCAGGGTGCTGACGCTGGGCGTGCCGATGCTGCTGGCGCTGCGGCCGCAGGAACTCGTCGCGCTGATCGGCCACGGGCTGGGCCAGCTGAAGCATCTGGACGGCACCCGGTCGCTGCTCACCCATCCGGCCCGGACCTTCTTCGGCCGGCTGTCCCGGATGATCCGGCCGAAGATCTCGGTGGAGTGGGTGCACCGCCGGTCCGGCATCTTCCACCTGCTCTACCTGGCCCTGCAGTTCGTCGCCGGGCTGCTGTCGTTGGTGTTCGCCGCGGTGCACACGTGGTTCGCGGCGCTCGGCGCCGACGAGCGGCGCGAGGCGGTGCTGCGGGCCGACGCGCTGGCGGCGCGGGCGGCCGGGTCGGCGGCGGTGCTCGACACGCTCGACGTGCTGGCGGCTGCCGGCCCGATCGTCGGGCACATCGAGCGGCACGTGCCGGCCGGTGAGGCGGCGGCGACCTGGCGGCGGCTGGTGCACGCGGTGCGGGAGCGGGAGACGCCCGCGCTGCCGGCCCATCGCCAGCTCTCCATCCGCAGCGGTGCGTCGCTGCTGGCGAGTCATCCGCCGGCGGGGCGTCGTCATCAGTGGCTGAGTGCTCGGCCCTACGAGGCGGCGCGGGTGGTGGTGGACACCGCTACGGCGGCCCGGCTGGAGCGGGAGATCGACCCGTATGCCGAGGCGATGCACCGGGCCATGAACGAGCAGGCCTGACGCCGCGGAGGGAAGGGCGGGGCTGCGGGCGTACCGAAAGCATCAAAAAATGAAGCGGGGGCCCGGCCGCCTGGCCGGTCCCCCGCATGGTGTTGATCTTCAGGCCGGGTCGAGGGCCAGGGCGTCGAAGATGAAGTTCGGGCTCAGGAACGTGGCGCCGCTGCTGCCGCTGATCGTGGCGATGGACAGCGTGTTGCTGCCGGTCTTGAGCGCGCTCGCCGGGATGGTGAAGGTGTAGGTGGTGTTGACGCCGCGCCAGGTGCCCCGGGTGACGTTGCGGGAGTCCAGGTTGGCCGGTGCGGGCGAGGCCGAGGCCGGCGACGAGTAGCTGCCGACGGTGACCGCGGGACGGCCGCCGGCGAAGCTCGACGTGGTGCCGATGCGCAGTTTGACGCCGTTGGCCGGGACCGAGGAGAGGCTGAAGGTCAGCGCCATCGGCGAGTTCACCGACTTGAACTCGGCCATCGGGAACTTCGCGGCGTCCGTCGCGCTGTAGCTGCCGGCCGTCCAGGACGACATCCGGCTGTCCGACGGGTGCATCGTCTCGATCTTGTCGGAGTTGCGGAAACCGGCCGGGGTGCCGTCGAAGGCGCCGAGCTGGAACAGCGTGCCGACGGCCGGGACGTCACCGGACATCGCCAGCGTGGTGGTCGCGCCGGCGGTCACCGTGATCGACTTGGTGGCGCCGATGGCCAGTTCGCCGGCGTAGAGCGTGGCGGTGTAGGTACCCGGCTTCACATGCCCGATCACGAAATTTCCGGATTTCACCTTCCCCCAGTACTGGCCGTTCGGGCCGGCCAGGCCGACGGTCGCGGTGAGGCCGTTGCGGTTGCCGGTCACGGTGCCGCTCACGCCGCCACGCTGGGCGTTGGAGAGCAGACCCGGAATGTACGCGCTGAGGAAGTCCATGCTGTGCACGACCGGGGCGGCGCCGCCGGTGAGGGCCAGGGCGTACGGGCCGTGCAGGCCCAGCCGCAGCGCCTCGGTCTGCTGGTGCCCGCTGAACATGTAGTGGGTGATGTTGACCGCGGTGCCGGTGTCGTTCACCTCGATGTCGCGGAAGAACGGGCCACCCGAGGTCATGTCGTTGGTGCCGGGGATGAGGAACGCCCCGTGCCCGGATCCGCTCGCCCCGAACGGCGTCTGCGTGATCAGCCGCTGCGAGCTGTAGAACTTCGACGCGGTCTGCCCGTTAGCGAACGCGAAGACGTCCGAACCCTCCACCGTCGACGTGGTGCCGGCGGTCCTCGCGGCGACCGGTGACGTGGTCAGCAGCGAGCTCTTCAGCCGGGTGATGAACCGGGCCTCGCCCGGGTTCAGCGCCTTGGTGATGTTCGTGGCCAGGTAGATCGTGTTGTCGTTCTTGCGCGCGAAGTAGTACTGCGTCACGCCGATCGACGAGTTGGTCGCGCTGACCAGGATCGAGTTGCCACCGTTGAACGTCTGGCCGGTGACCGTCGCGGACGACCAGCCCGACTCGAACTGTCCGGCGGCCTGACCGGCGGCGGTCAGCTCGATGCCGTTGTGCTTGAGCGACGTCATGTTCCCGTTGGTGGTGTCGACCACGAACGAGACGCCGGTCCCGGTGTCGAACGTGATGCCGGCCGCGGCGTTCGCCCAGGGCTGGCCGCCGAGCAGACCGGCGCCGGCCAGCACCGCGACCGTGGCGATGCCGCCGGCGAGGAGCTTCCGGCGCTTGCGAGTGGGGATGGGGGTCATGCGTGGTGGTGTCTCCGGGCGCCGGAAAGGTTGCTCCGCCCGCCGGAGAATTTTCCGAGCCAGGCGGCGTCGGCGCAGGTGCGAGGCAACAACGGGCAACCAACCTTGAGGGTGCTGGTTTTTCATGGCCTTTTGGTTGGCAACTGCGATTAAGTAGGGTGAGTGGCATGACGGTGTTCCAGATCGGTGAGGCGGCCGAGTTGCTCGGGGTCAGCCCGGACACGGTGCGCCGCTGGGTCGATGCCGGTCGGCTCGCCGCGTCCCGTGACGAGCACGGGCACCGGGTGATCGACGGGGTGGACCTCGCCGGTTTCGTCCGGGCCCAGGCGGCCGAGCCGGACGAGCGCTCCGACGCCTCGTCGGCGCGCAACCGGCTGCGCGGGATAGTGACCGCCGTGGTCAAGGACACCGTGATGGCGCAGGTGGACATCCAGGCCGGGCCGTTCCGGGTGGTGTCGCTGATGAGCCGGGAGGCCGTCGACGAGCTCGATCTCCAGGTCGGCTCGGTGGCGGTGGCGGTGATCAAGTCGACCACCGTCGTGGTGGAGCGGGCCACTTCGAGGAGGACCGGTTGAAAAAGCTCTTGGTCGCGGCGATGGTGCTCACGCTGGGTCTGTCCGGCTGCGGCGGGCCGGAGGAGAAGGGCACCGTCACCGTTTTCGCGGCCGCCTCGCTCACCGAGTCGTTCACGACGCTCGGCAAGCAGTTCGAGGCGGCACACCAGGGCACCACGGTGAAGTTCAACTTCGCCGGCAGCTCGGCCCTGGCCACCCAGATCACCCAGGGCGCGCCGGCCGACGTGTTCGCCTCCGCCGCCTCGAAGAACATGGCGACCATCGGTGACGCCGCTGTTACCCCCACCATGTTCGTGAAGAATCAGCTCGTGATCGCCACCGCGAAGGGCAACCCGAAGCAGATCACCGGCGTGGCCGACCTGACCGAGCCGGGCCTCAAGGTCGCGCTCTGCGCCGCCGAGGTGCCGTGCGGCGCGGCGGCCGGAACCGCGCTGGACGCCGCCGGTGTGAAGCTCACCCCGGTCACCCTGGAACAGGACGTCAAGGCGGCGCTCTCCAAGGTCAAGCTGGGTGAGGTGGACGCCGCCCTGGTCTATCGCACCGACGCCAGGACGGCATCGGCCGACGTGGACACCGTCGAGTTCCCCGAGTCGGCCAAGGCGATCAACGAGTACCCGATCGCGGTCCTCAAGGGCGCGGCCAACCCGACCGGCGCCCGGCAGTTCGTCGACTACGTGCTCTCCGCCGACGGCATCGAGGTGCTGACCGCAGCGGGGTTCCAGGCGCCGTGACGCGACAGAGGGTCCCGCCGGCGCTGCTCGTGCCGGCGATCGGGGGCCTGCTCTTCCTGGTCCTGCCGCTGGCGGGACTCCTCTGGCGTACCCCGTGGTCCACCCTGCTCAGCCGGCTCCGCGAGCCGGAGGTGGCCCAGGCCCTCCGGCTGTCGCTGCTCACCGCGAGCCTCGCCACCCTGCTCTGCCTGGTCCTCGGCGTGCCGCTGGCCTGGCTGCTGGCCCGGGTGACCTTCCCGGGCCGGCGGCTGGTCCGGGCGCTGATCACGGTGCCGCTGGTGCTGCCCCCGGTGGTCGGCGGCATCGCCCTGCTGCTCGCTCTGGGCCGGCGCGGCCTGCTGGGCGGCTGGCTGGACGAGACGTTCGGGGTCAGCCTGCCGTTCACCACGGCCGGCGTGGTGGTCGCCGAGGCGTTCGTGGCGCTGCCGTTCCTGGTCATCGCGGTGGAGGGCGCGTTACGCGGCGCCGACACCCGATATGAGGAGGCCGCCGCCACCCTCGGCGCGAGCCGCTGGATCACCTTCACCCACGTGACGCTGCCGCTGGTGGCGCCCGGGATCGCGGCCGGCGGGGTGCTCTGCTGGGCGCGGGCGCTCGGCGAGTTCGGCGCCACCATCACCTTCGCCGGGAACTATCCGGGGATCACCCAGACCATGCCGCTCGCGGTCTATCAGACCATGGAGAGCGGTGACCTGGACGGCGCCGTGGTGCTCAGCCTGATCCTGCTGGCCGTCTCGGTCACCATCCTGGCCGCGCTGCGCGACCGCTGGCTGGCCGCTCCGTGACCGTGGACGCGCACCTGGTGGTGCGGCGCGGCGACTTCGAGCTGGACATCGCGCTGACGATCGAGCCGGGTGAGACGGTCGCCCTGCTCGGGCCGAACGGGGCCGGCAAGACCACCGCGCTGCGGGCCCTGGCCGGGCTGGCCCCGCTCTCCGGCGGGCACGTGACGCTGGCCGGGCAGGATCTCTCGGCGACCCCGCCGGAGCGTCGCCGGGTCGGCGTGGTGTTCCAGGACTACCTGCTGTTCCCGCACCTCAGCGCGCGGGACAACGTGGCGTTCGGGCCGCGCCGGCAGGGCGTCGACCGGCGCGGGGCGCACGCGATCGCCGACCGCTGGCTGGAGCGGGTCGGGCTCGCCGAGTTCGCCCGGCGCAAGCCCCGGCACCTGTCCGGCGGGCAGGCGCAGCGGGTGGCGCTGGCCCGGGCGCTCGCGGTGGACCCGGCACTGCTGCTGCTCGACGAGCCGCTGGCGGCGCTGGACGCGCGGACCCGGCTGGAGACCCGGGCCGAGCTGCGCCGGCATCTGGCCGCGCACCCGGGGGCGACGCTGCTGGTCACCCACGATCCGCTGGACGCGCTGGTGCTGGCCGACCGGCTGGTGATCATCGAGGGCGGGCGGGTGGTGCAGGAGGGCGACGCGGCGACGATCACCGCCCGGCCGCGGACCGACTATGTGGCGCAACTGGTCGGGCTGAACCTGTTCCGGGGGCGGGGGGACGGTCACGTCGTACGGATAAGCGGGGATTTCGTCCTGACCGCGACCGACGTCGTGCATGGCGACGCGTTTGTCGCCTTCTCCCCGGCGGCCGTCGCGTTGCACCCGCGGCAGCCGGACGGCAGTCCGCGCAACACCTGGCCCGCCGTGCTCACCGACATTCAGCGGCACGGCGACAACCTGCGGGTCCGGCTGGCCGGCCCGATCGTGGTGGCCGCCGACATCACCCCGGCCGCGGCGGCGCAGCTGGACCTGCAGCCCGGCCGGGAGCTGTGGGCCGCGGTCAAGGCGAGCGAGACGAGGGCTTACCCCGCCGCTTGAAGATCCTTTTTGGGTACGCCCTGAGCACCGTCCAGCGGCACCCCTTTTGTGCCGCGTCACGTGTTAGCTTCCGGTGACCGCGCGCACGAGGGGGAGTGGCCGGAATGTCCATGATCGAGGTGCTCGCCTCGGAGGCCGTGCGGGTCATGGCGCCCAGCGTCGCGGGTGCCGCCAGCGGCGGAGCCCGGCGCCTGCTGGCCCTGCTCACCAACCGTGGCGAGCGGCTGCCGGCGGACCCGGCCGGGCGGGTGGCGTTCATCCTGCGCCGGGCCCGGGAGGACGAGACGTTCGCGGCCGAGCTGGCGCAGGAGCTGGTCGCGGTGGACAGCGTCGACGCGGTCGCCGTGGTGGCCCCGGCGCTGTTCGCCGACCGGGAGGAGGTCCGGGCCCGCCTGGCGGCGCCCGGCGTCCGGTTGATCGGCGGCGCGCACGGGACCGGGAAGACCGCGCTGGCCTGGCAGGTCGTCCACGACCTGCGGGAGAGCATCAACGCCTACGCCGTCGTGGACCTGGACGAGTATCGCGACGGCGCGGTGCTGCGGGTGACCGAGGTGCGGCAGGAGGTGCTGCGGCAGCTCGGCGTGCCCCAGGTGGACGACACCGCCCCGATCGTCGCGGATCAGTACCGCCGGGCGCTGCGGCACCGGCGCTTCGCGCTCGTGCTCGACAACGTGGCGGGCGCCGCCGAGGCCGAGGCGCTGGTGCATCCGTGGGAGCACGCGACGGTGCTGGTCACCACCCGGGTGCTGACCCAGGACCTGCGCGTCTGGCATCCGGGCCGGCCCGAGGTGCTCGGCGCGGTCGATCCGGACGGCGCCGAGCTGATCCTGGCCAGCCGCTGCGGGCCGGAGATGCTGGCCGCCGAGCCGGACGCGGTCCGCGAGCTGATCCGGCGCTGCGACGGGATCCCGTCGATCCTCGGGCAGGCCGGCGCCTGGCTGGCCCGCAGGCAGGGCAAGCCGGGCGCGGTCGCCGAGATGGTCGCCCGGCTCCGCGGCGCGGGCGAGGTGGGCACCCTCTTCGACGACTCGGTCCGGCTCAGCGTGGCCGAGCTCGATGCCGGGACCGCCGCCGACCTGGTGACGCTCGCCGGGCACCCGGGCACGGACATCAGCGACGCCGGGGTCGCGGCGCTGCTCGGCCGGCCCGCGGACGATCTGGTGGACCGGTTGCTCGACGCCGCGCTGCTGGTCCGCGGCCCGCACGGCCGGCTGAGTCTGCTGTGGTCGGTCCGCCGCCACCTGCGTCCGGCCGGGGACGACGCCGCCTTCGCGCGGTACCTGCGCTGGTTCCGGGACCTGGCCGGGGCCGCCGACCTGGCGATGGATCCGGCCGGGGTGACCGACCGCGCCCGCGAGGGCCGGTTGCGCCGGTACCCCGCGCCGGAGCCGGCCGCGTGGCCGTTCCCGCACCTGCGGCCGGTCGACTGGCTCCAGGGTGAGGCGCACCTGGTCCCCGACCTGCTGCGCGAGGCACACCACCGCGGCTACCACGTCGAAGTGCTGCAACTGTGCGGGGCGATGGAGGCGCTGCTCACCCTGCGCGGCCACCACTGGCTCTGCCTCGAGGCCAACGCCTGGGGCATCGCCGGCGCCGAGGCGCTCGGCCTCCCGCTCGCCGCCGCGCGGCTGCACGCGTTGCAGGGCCGGATCCACGTGCTGCTCGGGCAGCTGGACCGGGCCGACGCCGAGCTGAGCGCCGCCGAGTCGCTGGTCCCGGACGACGCCGACCGCCAGCTGACGTCGTCGCTGCTGGAGTTCCGGGCGCGCTGGGCGCAGGAGCGGGCCCGGCTCGGCGCGACCGGCGAGCTGGCCTCGGCCGAGTCGATGCTGCGGCGCGCGGTGACGATCGACCGGGCGCTCGACGATCGGCGCGGGCTCGGGCTGCACCTGCGGATGCTGGCGAACGTGCTGGTCGAGGCGAGTCGTGCCGGGGAGGCACTGGCCCTGCTGGACGGGGCCGCGGCGCCGGCCGGGGACGCGCGGAACGCGGCCCGGATCCACCTGGTGCGCGCGAAGGCCTGGCTGTCGCTGGGAGCCGCCGCGGAGGCCACGGGCGAGCTGGACCGGGCACGCGGGCTGACCACGGACAGCGGAGCGACCCAGTACGAGCTGGAACTGGCTGATCTGCGCGGCTGGGCGGCGCACCTGACCGGTGACACCGAGGCCGCCCGGAAATGGTGGGGCTGGGTCGCCTACCAGTACTTCCTCGGCGAACACCCGCGGGCGCGGGAGTTCGCCGACCGGCTCAGCCGGGAGACACCCGGATCGTGACGGGTCGCCGGCCGATCCGGAGCCGGGCGGTCCCGGTCAGCGGCTCGCCCCGCCGGACCCGCCAGTAGGCCCAGGAGGCCAGCGCCCACGGGTCGATCACCGCGCTGTCGGCGCGGAGCAACACCTCCTCGCCGCCGGGTGTCCAGACGCGACACTCGTTCCGCTCCGCGGCGGCGATCAGCGTGGCGTGTGGCCACTGCCGGAACAGGTCCTCCTCGGGTGCCGTGTCGACGCCGAGGATCGCCGCTCCGGCGACCTGCGTCGCGGTCGCGTGTTCGAGGCGGGCCACCACGTGCCGATAGGCGAGTTCCTCGTGCACCGCGCCGAGCGCCGGAAACCGGATGATCGTCACCTGGTCGCCGTCCCGCTGGACGCCGGCCACCCACGCGCCGACCGGCCGTGACGCGGCCGCGGGCACCGGCGGTGGCGGGAACTCGGCGGGCACGGCCGGCTCGGACAGTTCCATGGTCCGATAGAGCCAGGCCCGCAACCTGGCCGCGGTCGTCTCCGGCTCGGCCACCGCGCCGGCCAGGAGCGGCCGATAGGCGTCCGGCACGTGCCCCCGGATCGCCACGTCGATCTGTTCGCGCAGATCGGCGTACGGGTCCAGCCGGGCGCACCGCTCGCCGAGCCGATCGGCCACCGAACCGGGCACGGTGGTGTCGCTCGGTCGTGGGCCGAGCAGCACCGGGACACCCGTCAGCGCGGCGTAACCGGCCAGCGACCCGTGATCGGCGAGCACGCAGTCGGCCGCCGTCAGGGCCGCCTGCCAGCTGGTGTCCGGTTCGAGCACACGCAGGCCGGCGGCCGGGGACAGCCAGGCGCGTACCTGCCACGGGCCGTGCTCCGCCCACACACCCGGATGCAGAACCGCGACCACCCGGTACTCGTCCATCGGCAGCTGCCCGGCAAGGAGTCCCGGCAGATCGGGGCAGGCGCCGAGGAGGGAGTCCGGTCCCCAGGTGGAGGCCAGCACGATCAGCCGCCGGCCGGTCGCGCCGAACGCGGCCCGGTAGGCGTTCCGCCGGTGCCGGCCGGCGAGCATCCGGCCCCAGGCGGGGTCGCCCAGCACCGCGGCCGGTGCGCCGGCGGGCGGGTGCTGTGCCGGGTGCGGGAGGCCGACGGTGACGGCGCCGGTGTGCGGCAGCCGGGCCGGGTCGAGGCCGGCCACGACCGTGCTGCCGGGGTAGTACTTCTGGAAGGCGAGACCGTGCGGGAGCAGCAGGATCGGGCCGTCCAGGTCGGACAGGCCGTCGTTCTCGCTGGCCGACAGGATCAGGTCGAAGCGGGTCTTGCGGGCCTGCGTCCAGGAGATCCGGCGGGGGGCCAGCTCGTCGAGCAGGGCCGTGGCGCCGGCCTCGAAGATCGCCGGGCGCTCGTCGTCGACGGTGAAGACGATCTGGATCCGGTGGTCGGTGGCGATCAGTGAGACGACGTCCAGGAGGCGGGTGAGTGCGGTGACGGTGCGCGCCACCACCAGGACGACCCGCTCATGGCCGACAGTCGTCCACGGGCCGCGGATCCCCGGGGTCCGGGGTCCGGGGTCCGGGGTCCGGGGTCCGGGGTCCGGGGTCCGGGGTCCGGGGTCCGGGGTCCGGGGGAACGATGAATCATGCGCCGAAGTTACGGGCTTGCTCGATGTCTAGCGCATCCCGCCAACCTAGACGGTCAGGCCGCGGCGGGCAGATCCTCCGGATACGCCGTGCCGAGCTCGTGAAAGACCGCCGCGTTCAGGGCGAAGGCGAGCTGCGACTCGGCGACCAGCGTGTCCAGCGCGGCGTCCGGCAGGCCGAGGGCGTCCAGCCGGGTGCGGTAGGCCGTCTTGTAGGCCTTCGGGTCGGCGATCCGGTCGAACCGGTAGAACGCGGTGCCCGCCGAGCCCAGGCCGTAGGTCGCGGCGACCTTGCGCCCGACCAGCTGCCCGCCGGAGAGGTCGCCCAGGTAGCGGACATAGTGGTGGGCCACGAAGTGGGCCGGCGAGGTGTGGCAGTGCTCGCGCAGCCGATCCGCGTACCGCTGGGTCGCCGGGACCGGCCGGACGTGTGCCGCCCAGTCCGGGCCGTACAGGTGGGCCAGGTCGGACTCCAGGGCGGCGATCCGGGACAGGGCCGGATCGGCGAAGTCCGCGGCGACCGGGTTCGCCCGCATGGCGACGGCGGCGGCCTCCAGCTCCCGATAAATGATCAGGTACTGCGCGGTCAGGGCGGCGAAACCGGCGG
Above is a genomic segment from Actinoplanes ianthinogenes containing:
- a CDS encoding Gfo/Idh/MocA family protein is translated as MDVIGVGVIGLGWMGRVHTQAYARLPRHYPDLPAPRLIAGADDVPGRADGHGFASVTTDWRDLLGDPRIEAVSITAPNFLHREIGAAFAATGRHIWIEKPVGLSAADARAVAGTGQVCVGFNYRHAPAVQRARAILRDGGIGAVTHARFRFFSDYAAAPDAALTWRFERERGGNGVLGDLGAHAVDLVRHLLGEIDAVVAADRAIFVPERPAPRGVTTGHERGTGPLRPVENDDWFAALMRTAGGARVVVEASRVAAGEQNHYGFTIHGTRGMLSWDFRRMGELLVDGRTVFAGPGDGEYAAFQPAAGIAMSYDDLKVIEAALFLRSITGGTPHGPTLNDAVRAAEILEMIEAFDR
- a CDS encoding M48 family metallopeptidase, translating into MNDYTLVVGREHMPELYRLVERVAAGTGAPMPDRIHVDFQANAGAATVGLRRTRVLTLGVPMLLALRPQELVALIGHGLGQLKHLDGTRSLLTHPARTFFGRLSRMIRPKISVEWVHRRSGIFHLLYLALQFVAGLLSLVFAAVHTWFAALGADERREAVLRADALAARAAGSAAVLDTLDVLAAAGPIVGHIERHVPAGEAAATWRRLVHAVRERETPALPAHRQLSIRSGASLLASHPPAGRRHQWLSARPYEAARVVVDTATAARLEREIDPYAEAMHRAMNEQA
- a CDS encoding rhamnogalacturonan lyase B N-terminal domain-containing protein, whose protein sequence is MTPIPTRKRRKLLAGGIATVAVLAGAGLLGGQPWANAAAGITFDTGTGVSFVVDTTNGNMTSLKHNGIELTAAGQAAGQFESGWSSATVTGQTFNGGNSILVSATNSSIGVTQYYFARKNDNTIYLATNITKALNPGEARFITRLKSSLLTTSPVAARTAGTTSTVEGSDVFAFANGQTASKFYSSQRLITQTPFGASGSGHGAFLIPGTNDMTSGGPFFRDIEVNDTGTAVNITHYMFSGHQQTEALRLGLHGPYALALTGGAAPVVHSMDFLSAYIPGLLSNAQRGGVSGTVTGNRNGLTATVGLAGPNGQYWGKVKSGNFVIGHVKPGTYTATLYAGELAIGATKSITVTAGATTTLAMSGDVPAVGTLFQLGAFDGTPAGFRNSDKIETMHPSDSRMSSWTAGSYSATDAAKFPMAEFKSVNSPMALTFSLSSVPANGVKLRIGTTSSFAGGRPAVTVGSYSSPASASPAPANLDSRNVTRGTWRGVNTTYTFTIPASALKTGSNTLSIATISGSSGATFLSPNFIFDALALDPA
- a CDS encoding TOBE domain-containing protein, which produces MTVFQIGEAAELLGVSPDTVRRWVDAGRLAASRDEHGHRVIDGVDLAGFVRAQAAEPDERSDASSARNRLRGIVTAVVKDTVMAQVDIQAGPFRVVSLMSREAVDELDLQVGSVAVAVIKSTTVVVERATSRRTG
- the modA gene encoding molybdate ABC transporter substrate-binding protein; the encoded protein is MVLTLGLSGCGGPEEKGTVTVFAAASLTESFTTLGKQFEAAHQGTTVKFNFAGSSALATQITQGAPADVFASAASKNMATIGDAAVTPTMFVKNQLVIATAKGNPKQITGVADLTEPGLKVALCAAEVPCGAAAGTALDAAGVKLTPVTLEQDVKAALSKVKLGEVDAALVYRTDARTASADVDTVEFPESAKAINEYPIAVLKGAANPTGARQFVDYVLSADGIEVLTAAGFQAP
- a CDS encoding ABC transporter permease produces the protein MTRQRVPPALLVPAIGGLLFLVLPLAGLLWRTPWSTLLSRLREPEVAQALRLSLLTASLATLLCLVLGVPLAWLLARVTFPGRRLVRALITVPLVLPPVVGGIALLLALGRRGLLGGWLDETFGVSLPFTTAGVVVAEAFVALPFLVIAVEGALRGADTRYEEAAATLGASRWITFTHVTLPLVAPGIAAGGVLCWARALGEFGATITFAGNYPGITQTMPLAVYQTMESGDLDGAVVLSLILLAVSVTILAALRDRWLAAP
- a CDS encoding ABC transporter ATP-binding protein; translated protein: MTVDAHLVVRRGDFELDIALTIEPGETVALLGPNGAGKTTALRALAGLAPLSGGHVTLAGQDLSATPPERRRVGVVFQDYLLFPHLSARDNVAFGPRRQGVDRRGAHAIADRWLERVGLAEFARRKPRHLSGGQAQRVALARALAVDPALLLLDEPLAALDARTRLETRAELRRHLAAHPGATLLVTHDPLDALVLADRLVIIEGGRVVQEGDAATITARPRTDYVAQLVGLNLFRGRGDGHVVRISGDFVLTATDVVHGDAFVAFSPAAVALHPRQPDGSPRNTWPAVLTDIQRHGDNLRVRLAGPIVVAADITPAAAAQLDLQPGRELWAAVKASETRAYPAA
- a CDS encoding NB-ARC domain-containing protein translates to MSMIEVLASEAVRVMAPSVAGAASGGARRLLALLTNRGERLPADPAGRVAFILRRAREDETFAAELAQELVAVDSVDAVAVVAPALFADREEVRARLAAPGVRLIGGAHGTGKTALAWQVVHDLRESINAYAVVDLDEYRDGAVLRVTEVRQEVLRQLGVPQVDDTAPIVADQYRRALRHRRFALVLDNVAGAAEAEALVHPWEHATVLVTTRVLTQDLRVWHPGRPEVLGAVDPDGAELILASRCGPEMLAAEPDAVRELIRRCDGIPSILGQAGAWLARRQGKPGAVAEMVARLRGAGEVGTLFDDSVRLSVAELDAGTAADLVTLAGHPGTDISDAGVAALLGRPADDLVDRLLDAALLVRGPHGRLSLLWSVRRHLRPAGDDAAFARYLRWFRDLAGAADLAMDPAGVTDRAREGRLRRYPAPEPAAWPFPHLRPVDWLQGEAHLVPDLLREAHHRGYHVEVLQLCGAMEALLTLRGHHWLCLEANAWGIAGAEALGLPLAAARLHALQGRIHVLLGQLDRADAELSAAESLVPDDADRQLTSSLLEFRARWAQERARLGATGELASAESMLRRAVTIDRALDDRRGLGLHLRMLANVLVEASRAGEALALLDGAAAPAGDARNAARIHLVRAKAWLSLGAAAEATGELDRARGLTTDSGATQYELELADLRGWAAHLTGDTEAARKWWGWVAYQYFLGEHPRAREFADRLSRETPGS
- a CDS encoding heme oxygenase (biliverdin-producing), which produces MTGFAARLRRATMSEHRDAETRGFITRLLGGAVPPAGFAALTAQYLIIYRELEAAAVAMRANPVAADFADPALSRIAALESDLAHLYGPDWAAHVRPVPATQRYADRLREHCHTSPAHFVAHHYVRYLGDLSGGQLVGRKVAATYGLGSAGTAFYRFDRIADPKAYKTAYRTRLDALGLPDAALDTLVAESQLAFALNAAVFHELGTAYPEDLPAAA